Below is a window of Lates calcarifer isolate ASB-BC8 unplaced genomic scaffold, TLL_Latcal_v3 _unitig_1991_quiver_1367, whole genome shotgun sequence DNA.
TACAGTACTTTACTCGTTGCTACTTGGACTTCAGTGACAATTTATTGCATCAGTATTTTGACTGAGAATACTTGTGTACTTTCACTGCAGTAAATGATCAGAGTACTTCTGTCAGTCAGTTCCTGATTAAACTGGTTCTCATTCAGCTGAACTCCGAGCAGTAGAACCTCAGTAGAACCTGAGCAGAGGAACACAACTCACCGATCATCGTCTCTTCGTCCTTCAGTCTCGGTTACAGGCTGCGGGCCGCGGTGCACTCTGGGTACTGTAGTCCCGCTGTGCACAGACTAACGTTGCCAACGTCAATCTGCAGAACTACAGTAGGGCGCGCAGGGATGTCGTCACGGAGCGGCGCCGGAAGTGGAGGTATTATGAATTTtaataaacttgttttttttttttttctttgtgtgttttttttctgagcgGCTGAAGCTCCGGAACATTCCCAGGTCCAGTCCGATAGTAACGTCCTTACAGCGGCTCCGGTTCGTGTCTTCAGATGACGGAGAGTCCGGACAGCAGCGTCCTGCAGCGGACACACACCGGGACCGGCACCGGGCCGACGGTAAGAGGAACCGGGTTTCATGTTCATCTGCAGCCTGAGAAAATATAAACTGCAAATATTAGATTTAATACAAAACTGTAGAAGATTAATTATaagctacaaacacacactgtttatctgtggcactgtgatgatgatgataataataataataataataataataataataataataataataataatagtactCAGTATTTTTACCTCAGTAAAAGTATCCGAGTGTAATCAGGTAAATGTATTTCAACTAtgaaagtaagtaagtaagtttTTATCACTGCTGGAGCAGTTGAGTTCAGattttaaataatgattattttcattatgattagctgattattgattaatgaatTGATTGATTagtttaatgaaaacaaacatgaaaataattgaattaaactgaattaaattaattgATCTATTTGCATTTATAACAATACTTCATCTGAAGTAAAGTAACTTGTAACTGCATCAGTCAGTACATTTAACTGATGATACTCGAGTACTTCTACTGAAGGATCAGAGTGCTTCCTCCACAGCTGGTTTATTCCTGTTAGTGCAGTTTGACACTGTGACCAGTGGGGGGCACTGCAAACTGAATGTTTTACTGTGTCCAGTTTCTCTCCGTGTTTAGTTGCCAGTGgagaaagtaactaagtacttttactgcagtaaagctgtgtgtgagtatttCACTTTGCATAAACATGAAGCTTCCTAAAGTGAAAAATAGACCGAGTTTGTTTTACAATAGAATAAAGTAGAAAACAACTTAACTGTTCACAGAGATCTGACAGgtgatgaaataaaacacatcagatcaGCAGAACAACACAGGTACTGGCTGGGCAGGGTTAGTGTTCAGGTGAGTTTACAGGTGAATTTACAGGTGAGTTTCCTCATCACATTTATTTGAAGTATTCTTTTAAcaactgttttttaaagaaaaatcttCTCTGTCCTGCAGATGGTGAAGGTGGAGTCAGCTGTGTCAGGTCTGATGCCCTCACAGATCGCTGAGCTTCACTTCCTGCGTTCAAGGGTTcaagagctggagagagagaaagcagagctgTCAGCCGAGAACCACAGACTGAAGAACATGCTGATCCACGGTGAGTCCAGATCCACATCACCTGGTCTATCCGTTCACAGGTGACCAATCAGAAACCAGGTTCAGATAGGACGTCAGGGAACAGATCAGGTTTTACATCCTGTTTAATTTCATGACATCTGCTGTGAACACATTTCCCAGAGATCCCTGGGCTCCTGTCCACCATGTGGCAGACGCTGGGCCAGGTGAACGGTCACCACTCCGTCTCCAAAGCAACAGGTGGAAATGACAGTTACACCCCTTATCACCACCAAACAGCGACCAATCAGGACGGAGACTTCAGTCCTCAGGTCCAGATCCCACAGttccaggaggagctgagcgAGGACCTGTCGGAGTCCTGGGGTCCACTGGGCTCTGAGGACGAAGAGGTGCCAGGAGGACCAGACCTCAGGGACCTGGGGAGTCATATGGGGGAGGAGGCACCACTCTGCAGCCAGACTGacatggaggagctgaggaggagctgctctGAGAGCCAGTGCACTGCCGGAGATGCAACTGGACAGGTGAGGACACCTTTAATCCAGATGGTTTAATGTGTCCAGGTGAGAGCTTCTTAACAGCTCATTAGTGTGATGTTTACCTGTCCTGTCCAGGTGCACCAGGTGGAGGTGTACCCGGGCTCTGGCGTGCTCTGTGATGTGCGGTCGTGGCAGGCAGCTAATCAGGCACAGTCTCCCACGGCGATGGCTCGGACACTGCTGATGGGCATGTTTGATATGAACACGCTGATGAACAGTAACCTGAGAGGCGGGCGGAGCCGCCGACCTGCCTTCCACCCACAGCGAAGCGCGCTTGACCCGCACAAGATCAACGCCATCTTCAGTAGGTTCAGACTCTGATGGGCTGTTCCTTTAACCACTGACCTTTCTCTCACagtctccttcttctcctcagaCGCCATCTTGGCTCGGTTTCCTCTCGCCAAGAAAGGAGTCATCGGCTCCGGCATCAACTCCAAACTCTCTGAGATCCGTTTTCGCTCCCGCAGAGCCAATCGAGATCCACGGTTCCTCTGACAGACGGCCCCGCCTTCctcactgaaaacaacacagatcCAATCAGAGCACAGTGgtgtggagctgctggaacaatgagcagctgtcagagagaaagttcaATATCAaactggttctggttctgatGTCACTGAATCAGCAGCTCTGTAACCATAGCAACCTGTTGTAAAgagtgtgacctctgaccctgtgTACTTCATCCTTTAGTTTGAGTCTGGTAGAAGCTGGATTCTACTGTTTCTACAGTGGAGGCAAAATGGTGGAGAccaggagaacagagagatggagaacagatatagaggacagagagatggaggacagagaTGGGGGACAGATATAGAGGACAGAGATGGGGGACAGAGAGATGggggacagagatggaggacagagagatggaggacagatatagaggacagagagatggaagacAGAGATGGGGGACAGAGAGATagatgacagagagatggaggacagagaTGGGGGACAGATATAGAGGACAGAGATGGGGGACAGAGAGATGGGGGACAGATatagaggacagagagatggaagacAGAGATGGGGGACAGAGAGATagatgacagagagatggaggacagatatagaggacagagagatggaggacagagaTGGGGACAGCAGGAGTGGGGACAGGGATAAGaaggacagagatggaggacagagagatgggaggacagagatgtttgtatttttcagaaaatgtataaactccaaaaaaataaataaataaactaaacgtgtttcctgtttcctttctctccacctcctcctcctcctttcacagTTTCACACCTTCTCCAACAATGACATCACTCTCTCAGCTTCATTCCTCTTTAtaaaggaagtgtgtgtgtgtgtgtgtgtgtgtctgtgttttggaaTGTGTGTAACCGTCCATTCACAGTCTGTATTTGAATATGAATCAGTTGTCGCCGGGCGGAAAACACCCAACACAAAAGACTTTCCTCACTTTGACATtctgcttcacctcctcctctctccctctctccctctctctctgtctgtgtc
It encodes the following:
- the LOC108891575 gene encoding uncharacterized protein LOC108891575 isoform X2; protein product: MVKVESAVSGLMPSQIAELHFLRSRVQELEREKAELSAENHRLKNMLIHEIPGLLSTMWQTLGQVNGHHSVSKATGGNDSYTPYHHQTATNQDGDFSPQVQIPQFQEELSEDLSESWGPLGSEDEEVPGGPDLRDLGSHMGEEAPLCSQTDMEELRRSCSESQCTAGDATGQVHQVEVYPGSGVLCDVRSWQAANQAQSPTAMARTLLMGMFDMNTLMNSNLRGGRSRRPAFHPQRSALDPHKINAIFNAILARFPLAKKGVIGSGINSKLSEIRFRSRRANRDPRFL
- the LOC108891575 gene encoding uncharacterized protein LOC108891575 isoform X1; amino-acid sequence: MTESPDSSVLQRTHTGTGTGPTMVKVESAVSGLMPSQIAELHFLRSRVQELEREKAELSAENHRLKNMLIHEIPGLLSTMWQTLGQVNGHHSVSKATGGNDSYTPYHHQTATNQDGDFSPQVQIPQFQEELSEDLSESWGPLGSEDEEVPGGPDLRDLGSHMGEEAPLCSQTDMEELRRSCSESQCTAGDATGQVHQVEVYPGSGVLCDVRSWQAANQAQSPTAMARTLLMGMFDMNTLMNSNLRGGRSRRPAFHPQRSALDPHKINAIFNAILARFPLAKKGVIGSGINSKLSEIRFRSRRANRDPRFL